The Sporocytophaga myxococcoides genome includes a window with the following:
- the rpsQ gene encoding 30S ribosomal protein S17, producing MEQRNFRKERVGKVVSNKMTKSITVAVERKVKHAKYGKFLNKTTKFMAHDEKNECGIGDTVKIMETRPLSKLKRWRLVEIIEKAK from the coding sequence ATGGAGCAAAGAAATTTTAGAAAAGAGAGAGTTGGTAAAGTCGTTAGTAATAAAATGACAAAATCAATTACAGTAGCTGTAGAAAGAAAAGTTAAGCATGCTAAATATGGTAAGTTTCTAAACAAGACTACTAAATTTATGGCTCATGACGAAAAAAATGAATGTGGTATCGGTGATACTGTAAAGATCATGGAAACTCGTCCGCTGAGCAAATTAAAAAGATGGAGATTAGTTGAAATTATTGAAAAGGCGAAATAA
- the rpsC gene encoding 30S ribosomal protein S3, with product MGQKVNPTGFRLGIVKGWDSNWYGGKTFSDKLVEDEKIRKYVFARIPKGGIAKIIIERTLKRITLTINTARPGVVIGKGGAEVDKIKEELKKVTGKDVQINIFEIKRPELDAKLVGESIAQQLQARISYRRAMKQAIASTMRVGAQGIKIKLGGRLGGAEMARNEQYKEGRIPLHTLRADIDYAVSEALTVYGKIGIKVWIFKGEVFGKRDLSPNVGLASASANVPAEGNAPQNRGGKKKSEGGPKRKRK from the coding sequence AAACCTTCTCTGATAAGTTAGTTGAAGACGAAAAAATCAGAAAGTATGTTTTTGCCAGAATTCCAAAAGGTGGTATTGCTAAAATCATCATAGAAAGAACTCTAAAAAGAATTACACTTACTATAAATACAGCTCGTCCAGGTGTTGTTATCGGTAAAGGTGGAGCTGAAGTTGATAAGATCAAGGAAGAGTTAAAGAAAGTTACAGGTAAAGATGTTCAAATTAATATCTTTGAAATTAAGAGACCTGAGCTTGATGCTAAACTTGTTGGAGAATCGATAGCTCAGCAATTGCAAGCTAGAATTTCTTACAGAAGAGCTATGAAGCAAGCAATTGCTTCAACAATGAGAGTTGGTGCTCAAGGTATTAAAATTAAATTAGGTGGACGTTTAGGTGGTGCTGAGATGGCTCGTAATGAGCAATATAAGGAAGGAAGAATACCACTACATACATTAAGAGCTGATATTGACTATGCTGTCTCTGAAGCCTTGACAGTTTATGGAAAAATCGGTATCAAGGTATGGATTTTCAAAGGTGAAGTTTTTGGAAAAAGGGATTTGTCTCCTAATGTAGGTCTTGCAAGTGCATCTGCAAATGTTCCTGCTGAAGGTAATGCACCACAAAATAGAGGTGGAAAGAAAAAGTCCGAAGGTGGACCAAAAAGAAAAAGAAAATAA
- the rplN gene encoding 50S ribosomal protein L14: MIQQESRLNVADNSGAKEVLVIRVLGGTKKKYASIGDKVVVTVKHALSSSNLKKGTVSKAVIVRTKKEVRRVDGSYIRFSDNAVVLLNNNDEPRGTRIFGPVARELREKQFMKIVSLAPEVL; this comes from the coding sequence ATGATACAGCAGGAATCAAGATTAAATGTAGCTGATAATAGCGGAGCTAAAGAGGTTTTAGTTATTAGAGTTTTGGGTGGAACAAAAAAGAAATATGCTTCCATCGGCGATAAAGTAGTAGTAACTGTTAAACATGCTCTTTCGTCTAGCAACTTAAAAAAAGGAACAGTTTCTAAAGCTGTTATAGTTAGGACAAAAAAAGAGGTTAGGAGAGTAGATGGTTCTTACATAAGATTCTCTGATAATGCTGTTGTTTTACTAAACAACAATGATGAACCTAGAGGAACTCGTATCTTCGGACCAGTCGCTAGAGAATTAAGAGAGAAACAGTTTATGAAGATTGTATCACTTGCTCCTGAAGTATTATAA
- the rpmC gene encoding 50S ribosomal protein L29 translates to MKTSDIKSLNAADLKSRISAEQEALAKLKFAHAISPIENPMKIREAKKVIARLQTALSEKVKSKS, encoded by the coding sequence ATGAAAACTTCTGATATAAAATCTCTAAACGCTGCTGATTTAAAGAGTAGAATCTCTGCAGAGCAAGAGGCTCTTGCAAAATTAAAATTTGCACATGCTATTTCTCCAATTGAAAATCCTATGAAGATTAGGGAGGCAAAAAAAGTAATAGCTCGTCTTCAGACAGCTTTGAGTGAAAAGGTTAAATCCAAATCCTAA
- the rplX gene encoding 50S ribosomal protein L24, with protein sequence MATTNKKLHIKAGDTVKVIAGDFRGKTGTIKSVDVTGNKAIVEGLNMVTKHTKPTATNPNGGIVKKEAPIHASNLMVVDSKGTASRIGRKLDSKGKLQRYSKKTGDIIK encoded by the coding sequence ATGGCAACTACAAATAAAAAATTACATATAAAAGCAGGTGATACTGTAAAAGTTATTGCCGGCGATTTTCGTGGTAAGACAGGAACAATTAAAAGTGTTGATGTTACTGGTAACAAGGCTATTGTTGAAGGCCTTAATATGGTAACAAAGCATACAAAGCCTACGGCTACGAATCCAAATGGTGGTATTGTAAAAAAAGAGGCGCCTATTCATGCTAGTAACTTAATGGTAGTGGATTCAAAGGGGACAGCTTCAAGAATAGGAAGAAAGTTAGATTCAAAAGGTAAGCTTCAGAGATACTCAAAGAAAACTGGAGACATAATAAAGTAA
- the rplP gene encoding 50S ribosomal protein L16, translating to MLQPKRTKFRKQQKGRNRGIATRGFSIEFGSFAIKALEPGMITSRQLEAARIAMTRAMKREGQVWIRIFPDKPITKKPAEVRMGKGKGAPEYWVAVIKPGTILFESTGISKETAMESLRLAAQKLPVKTKFVVRPDYEG from the coding sequence ATGTTACAGCCAAAAAGAACAAAATTTAGGAAGCAACAAAAGGGTAGAAACAGAGGGATTGCGACAAGAGGTTTTAGTATAGAATTTGGATCTTTCGCTATCAAGGCTCTGGAGCCTGGTATGATAACCAGCCGTCAGTTAGAGGCTGCTCGTATTGCTATGACTAGAGCAATGAAAAGAGAAGGACAAGTTTGGATAAGAATTTTTCCAGATAAGCCAATAACTAAGAAGCCTGCTGAGGTTCGTATGGGTAAAGGTAAAGGAGCTCCTGAATATTGGGTGGCTGTGATTAAGCCAGGAACTATTCTTTTCGAATCAACAGGTATTTCGAAAGAAACTGCAATGGAATCTCTGAGACTTGCAGCCCAAAAATTACCAGTAAAAACTAAATTTGTTGTTCGTCCAGATTACGAAGGTTAA